The sequence GGCGTAGTCCACCCCCTGGTAACCGAGGTGGCTGGGATCGTAGTTGAAGCCGAAGGCCTCACGCCGACCCACTGCCTCGAGCGCCCTCTCCGCGGATGAGATGTCGAAGGCGATTTCGGTCGGGTGCACCTCGAGCGCGAAGCGCACACCCACCTCGTCGAAGACATCCAGGATCGGGTTCCAGCGATCGGCGAAATCCTGATACCCGGCATCGATCATGGAGTCCGGCACCGGCGGGAAGCTGTAGAGCAGGTGCCAGATCGACGAGCCGGTGAAGCCGGGCACCACCTTCACGCCGAGCTTGGCCGCGGCGCGGGCGGTGTTCTTCATCTCCTCCGCCGCCCGCTGGCGCACCCCCTCCGGATCGCCGTCGCCCCACACCCGCTCCGGCAGGATGGCCTTGTGCCGCTCGTCGATCCGGTCGCACACCGCCTGCCCGACCAGGTGATTGCTGATCGCATACACCTCCAGGTCGTAGCGGGCGAGCAGGTCACGGCGCCCCTGGCAGTAGTCGTCCTCCGAGAGCGCCCGCTCCACGTCGAAGTGGTCGCCCCAGCACGCCAGCTCGAGCCCATCGAATCCCCACGAGGAGGCCTTCTGTGCAAGCTCCTCCAAGGGAAGATCGGCCCACTGTCCGGTGAAAAGTGTGACTGGTCGGGACATAACGCAGATTGGTTTGAGTTTGCAAAGTGAAAGCGGAAATTACGAATTACGAATTATGAATTACGAATTGGAAGTCAGAAAGTCTGCCGCGAAAACGGAAAACCGCGAAGCAGTAATTCGTAATTCGTAATTAAAGCTTTATGTCCACCCAGGTGCGCGATTCATTGCTCTTGAGCACCGCCTCCACCACCTTCACCTCGACGTGGCCGTCCTCGAAGGTCGGGAAGCCGAGCGGGTCGGGGCGGTTGCCGACACCGGCGCGGATTGCCTTATAGAAGTTCAGGAACAGGTTGCGCGGGCCGTCGGGGTAGCCCTCCGGGTGGCCGCCGGGATAGTGGGCGTAAGTGCGCGCGTTGGCGTCGAGCAGCGACGGGTCCTTGATGAGGACCTCGTTGGGTTGGTCGCGGTAGCCGATCCAGAGCTGGTTGGGCTCCTCCTGATTCCAGGCGATCGCCCGCTTGCTGCCGTCGATCTCGAACCACTGCCGGTTCTTCCGCCCGGCGCTCACCTGCGAGACCGTCAACGAGCCGCGCAACCCGCCGGAGAACTCCAGCAGCAGGAAGCCTCCGTCCTCAGTGTCGATGGCGACCTCGTCGTACTCCTGCGGGGCGCCCAGCTCCTTCCCCTTGTAGGTCTCCACCTCCTGGCGCGGCTTCTTGCGGGTCTCATGCACGCGGAAGAGCTGCGCGAAGACACGCTCGATCTTACGGCCGGTGACGAACTGCATCAGGTCGCACCAGTGGGAGCCGATGTCCGCAATGGCGCGGGAAGCGCCGCTGATCTTCGACTCCAGCCGCCAGTTGTAATCGGTGTCGTGCAGCAGCCAGTCCTGCAGGTAGTGCCCCTGCACGAGGTGCAGGTCGCCGAGCTCGCCTCGCTCCACCATCCCCCGCGCGTGCTGGATGATGGGGTAACCGCGGTAATTGAAGTTGATCGCGGTGAGGACCCCCTTCTCCCGCGCCAAGCGCACGAGGTCCGCCGATTCCTCCGAAGTCAGCGTCAGCGGCTTCTCCGAGAGGACGTGCTTGCCGGCCGCGATCAACTCCCGGTTCACCTCGTAGTGGAGGTTGTTCGGCGTGCAGTTGTGCACCGCGGTGATATCCGGGTGCCGCAGGATGTCACGCCAGTCGTCGTAGACGTGGGGGATGGCGAAGTTGGCGGCCAGCTCCTCCGCGCGCGGGCGATCGATCGAGGAGATCGCCACCACGTTCACCCCCGGCACACGCCGGAGCCCGTCCACGTGGGCCGCTCCCATGAAGCCGGACCCGATGACCGCAACATTAATCGGTTCCATTGAGTCGAACCTTAGAGATTAGTGTGAAATTCTGAATTTTGAAGTATGAATTTTGAATTAAGGCCGAGATATGCGCCCCGCAATCAATTCAAAATCAAAAATTCAAAGTTCAAAATCATGAACGCTATTTTCACCCGCCCGGGGGCGTATATCTCGCCTCTACCCAGCCTCCCTCACGTCCGCTGCGGATG is a genomic window of Longimicrobiaceae bacterium containing:
- a CDS encoding sugar phosphate isomerase/epimerase, with amino-acid sequence MSRPVTLFTGQWADLPLEELAQKASSWGFDGLELACWGDHFDVERALSEDDYCQGRRDLLARYDLEVYAISNHLVGQAVCDRIDERHKAILPERVWGDGDPEGVRQRAAEEMKNTARAAAKLGVKVVPGFTGSSIWHLLYSFPPVPDSMIDAGYQDFADRWNPILDVFDEVGVRFALEVHPTEIAFDISSAERALEAVGRREAFGFNYDPSHLGYQGVDYAAFITRFADRIYHVHMKDVWWSEHPKPSGVFGGHLPFGHRDRYWDFRSLGRGSIDFEEVIRALNRAGYDGPLSIEWEDIGMDREHGAEEACGFVRSVDFPASGVAFDAAFARDAQA
- a CDS encoding Gfo/Idh/MocA family oxidoreductase, whose translation is MEPINVAVIGSGFMGAAHVDGLRRVPGVNVVAISSIDRPRAEELAANFAIPHVYDDWRDILRHPDITAVHNCTPNNLHYEVNRELIAAGKHVLSEKPLTLTSEESADLVRLAREKGVLTAINFNYRGYPIIQHARGMVERGELGDLHLVQGHYLQDWLLHDTDYNWRLESKISGASRAIADIGSHWCDLMQFVTGRKIERVFAQLFRVHETRKKPRQEVETYKGKELGAPQEYDEVAIDTEDGGFLLLEFSGGLRGSLTVSQVSAGRKNRQWFEIDGSKRAIAWNQEEPNQLWIGYRDQPNEVLIKDPSLLDANARTYAHYPGGHPEGYPDGPRNLFLNFYKAIRAGVGNRPDPLGFPTFEDGHVEVKVVEAVLKSNESRTWVDIKL